The following are encoded in a window of Acidimicrobiales bacterium genomic DNA:
- the radA gene encoding DNA repair protein RadA, with protein MGRNRTVHRCHQCDSVSARWSGRCPSCDAWNSLVEEIVPADKGRRPATGSQPAEPPRPIADVDAAASAPIPTGLAELDRVMAGGFVPGSVTLVGGEPGIGKSTLLLQAVAAMAAAGTKALLVSAEESAQQVRLRAERLGALLPGLWLLSDTSLPNVLQAVADLHPDVVVVDSIQTVLDPDLGSTAGTVTQVRECASQLLQVAKSSAVAALLVGHVTKEGALAGPRVLEHVVDTVLSFEGERHHALRLLRATKHRFGPTGELGLFEMADAGLAGIADPSQLLLGDRQTGVPGGVVLPTMEGHRPLLVELQALVAPTKLPMPRRSAQGLDSGRMALQLAVLEQRVGLALTGADVYASVTGGVRVTEPAADLALGLALASAVSGRALPPDLVVCGEVGLGGEVRQVAQLQRRLAEAVRLGFRRAVVPASGPQGPAGMEIVRVATLAEAVELLLAERPMGTAGPGGRPESTAGSGGRTLDLVP; from the coding sequence CGTCTCCGCTCGATGGAGCGGGCGATGTCCGTCGTGTGACGCCTGGAACTCGTTGGTCGAGGAGATTGTCCCGGCCGACAAGGGACGTCGCCCCGCGACCGGCAGTCAACCGGCGGAGCCCCCGCGCCCGATCGCCGACGTCGACGCGGCCGCCTCCGCACCGATACCGACGGGACTGGCCGAGCTGGACCGGGTGATGGCCGGCGGGTTCGTGCCCGGCTCGGTCACGCTGGTGGGCGGCGAGCCCGGCATCGGCAAGTCGACCCTTCTGCTGCAGGCGGTGGCCGCGATGGCCGCGGCGGGCACCAAGGCGCTGCTGGTGTCGGCAGAGGAGTCCGCCCAGCAGGTCCGTCTGCGGGCCGAGCGGCTCGGCGCCCTGCTGCCCGGGCTGTGGCTGCTCTCCGATACTTCGCTCCCCAACGTGCTGCAGGCGGTGGCCGACCTGCACCCCGACGTGGTCGTCGTCGACTCCATCCAGACCGTGCTCGATCCCGATCTGGGGTCGACGGCGGGCACCGTCACCCAGGTGCGCGAGTGCGCGTCGCAGCTGCTGCAGGTGGCCAAGTCGTCGGCTGTGGCCGCCCTGCTCGTGGGGCACGTGACCAAGGAAGGCGCCCTGGCCGGACCTCGGGTGCTCGAGCACGTCGTCGACACCGTGCTGTCCTTCGAGGGGGAGCGCCACCACGCCCTCAGGCTGCTGCGGGCCACCAAGCACCGCTTCGGTCCCACGGGCGAGCTCGGACTGTTCGAGATGGCCGACGCCGGCCTGGCCGGCATCGCCGATCCCAGCCAGCTGCTGCTCGGAGATCGACAGACGGGAGTCCCGGGCGGTGTGGTGCTTCCGACCATGGAGGGTCATCGTCCGTTGCTGGTCGAGCTCCAGGCGCTGGTGGCGCCGACCAAGCTGCCGATGCCCCGGCGTTCCGCGCAGGGCCTGGACAGCGGGCGAATGGCGCTGCAGCTCGCCGTCCTCGAGCAGCGCGTGGGGCTGGCGCTCACCGGAGCCGACGTGTACGCCTCGGTCACTGGTGGGGTGCGAGTGACCGAGCCGGCCGCCGATCTCGCGCTCGGGCTGGCCCTGGCCTCGGCGGTGAGCGGCCGGGCACTGCCGCCGGATCTCGTGGTCTGCGGCGAGGTCGGCCTCGGCGGTGAGGTCCGTCAGGTTGCGCAGCTGCAGCGTCGCCTGGCCGAGGCCGTACGCCTGGGCTTCCGCCGCGCCGTGGTGCCGGCCTCGGGGCCCCAAGGACCGGCCGGGATGGAGATCGTCAGGGTGGCCACCCTGGCCGAGGCCGTCGAGCTCCTATTGGCCGAGCGACCGATGGGCACCGCCGGCCCGGGGGGCCGGCCCGAGAGCACAGCCGGCTCCGGAGGCCGGACCTTGGACCTCGTGCCGTAA
- the disA gene encoding DNA integrity scanning diadenylate cyclase DisA, translating into MLAGRSVAMIEALAVVAPGRPLREGLDRILQANMGALIVVGDGPAVLSICSGGFLVDAGFTPQRLSELAKMDGAIILSPDASRIARANVHLVPNPNVPTTETGTRHRTAERVARSIDVPVISVSEDMSIIAVYRHDLKHPLQPIPQLINRANQALQTLERYKNRLDTVSSSLSTLEVEDLVTVRDVATVLQRAEMVRRIAEEVHGYLVELGEDGRLLLLALDELMGGVDDDRRLVVKDYLNEHRGRDLDEAMEELASLSSEDLLDVKNVAHILRVAAEVELDASLEPRGYRLLSKIPRLPDTVIDRIVAHFSTLQKTMRATVEDLDEVGGVGGARARAVKDGLSRLAETSILDRYS; encoded by the coding sequence GTGCTGGCCGGGCGTAGCGTGGCCATGATCGAAGCGTTGGCGGTCGTGGCCCCTGGACGTCCACTGCGTGAGGGCCTCGATCGCATCCTGCAGGCCAACATGGGGGCCCTCATCGTCGTGGGGGACGGGCCCGCGGTGCTCTCCATCTGCTCGGGCGGCTTCCTGGTGGACGCCGGGTTCACCCCGCAACGGCTATCCGAGCTGGCGAAGATGGACGGGGCGATCATCCTGTCGCCCGACGCCAGCCGGATCGCCCGGGCCAACGTGCACCTCGTCCCCAACCCGAACGTGCCCACCACAGAGACGGGGACCCGTCACCGCACGGCCGAGCGGGTGGCGCGATCGATCGACGTGCCGGTCATCTCGGTGTCGGAGGACATGTCGATCATCGCCGTCTACCGCCACGACCTCAAGCACCCGCTTCAGCCCATCCCCCAGCTCATCAACCGGGCCAACCAGGCGCTCCAGACCCTGGAGCGCTACAAGAACCGGCTCGACACGGTGAGCAGCTCCCTGTCCACCCTCGAGGTGGAGGACCTCGTTACCGTGCGCGACGTCGCCACCGTGCTGCAGCGGGCAGAGATGGTTCGCCGCATCGCCGAGGAGGTGCACGGGTACCTGGTGGAGCTGGGCGAGGACGGGCGTCTGCTGCTCCTGGCTCTCGACGAGCTGATGGGGGGCGTCGACGACGACCGCCGGCTGGTGGTGAAGGACTACCTCAACGAGCATCGAGGCCGGGACCTCGACGAAGCCATGGAGGAGCTGGCCAGCCTGTCCAGCGAGGACCTCCTGGACGTGAAGAACGTCGCCCACATCCTTCGTGTCGCTGCGGAGGTCGAGCTCGACGCCAGCCTCGAGCCCCGCGGCTACCGGCTGCTCTCGAAGATCCCCCGCCTGCCCGACACCGTGATCGACCGCATCGTGGCCCACTTCTCGACCCTGCAGAAGACCATGCGGGCCACGGTGGAGGACCTCGACGAGGTCGGCGGGGTCGGTGGGGCGCGGGCCCGGGCCGTGAAGGACGGGCTCTCCCGGCTGGCCGAGACCAGCATCCTCGACCGCTATAGCTGA
- a CDS encoding Crp/Fnr family transcriptional regulator: MQHGELLTRSELFRGLGSPAIDQVVEAARAVTLQRNDMVFAQDDPAEELFIVRSGRIAIAQRSPDGRQTMVALMEREDLFGDMPLFDGRPRSAEARALEPSQLVGVPYGPIRDVLARQPELLWSVVSMLAGRLRATNAALADSVFLDVPGRTAKRLLELAGPADEFVLPVTQEELAGLVGASRERVNKALAAFLRLGWLQQADRHYRILDREQMTRRAT; encoded by the coding sequence ATGCAGCACGGCGAGTTGCTGACCAGATCGGAGCTGTTCAGGGGACTCGGTTCCCCCGCCATCGACCAGGTGGTGGAGGCGGCGCGGGCGGTCACCCTCCAGCGCAACGACATGGTGTTCGCCCAGGACGACCCCGCCGAGGAGCTCTTCATCGTCCGGTCCGGGCGGATCGCCATCGCCCAGCGGTCGCCCGACGGGCGTCAGACCATGGTCGCCCTGATGGAGCGGGAGGATCTGTTCGGGGACATGCCCCTCTTCGACGGCCGGCCCCGCTCGGCCGAGGCCAGGGCTCTGGAGCCCTCCCAGCTGGTCGGCGTGCCGTACGGGCCCATCAGGGACGTCCTGGCCCGGCAGCCGGAGCTGCTGTGGTCAGTGGTCTCCATGCTGGCCGGCCGCCTGCGGGCCACCAACGCCGCCCTCGCCGACAGTGTGTTCCTCGACGTTCCCGGCCGGACGGCCAAGCGGCTCCTCGAGTTGGCGGGCCCGGCCGACGAGTTCGTGCTGCCCGTCACCCAGGAGGAGCTGGCCGGCCTGGTCGGGGCGTCGCGGGAACGGGTCAACAAGGCGCTGGCCGCCTTCCTGCGGCTCGGCTGGCTGCAGCAGGCCGATCGTCACTACCGGATCCTCGACCGCGAGCAGATGACCCGCCGGGCGACCTGA
- a CDS encoding CarD family transcriptional regulator, whose translation MSFDVGDKVVYPHHGAAVIEKREKKDVFGENREYLVLRLAYGDLTLMVPADNTDEVGLREVITDEEVEEVFAVLRKKEARMPTNWSRRYKNHVEKLKSGDIYQVAEVVRNLSIRDKDKGLSAGEKRMLTRARQILVSELTFAIGVSEEEAEEKLNEALP comes from the coding sequence ATGTCGTTCGACGTCGGTGACAAGGTCGTCTACCCCCATCACGGCGCCGCCGTGATCGAAAAGCGCGAGAAGAAGGACGTCTTCGGCGAGAACCGCGAGTATCTGGTGCTCCGCCTTGCCTACGGGGACCTGACCCTCATGGTCCCGGCCGACAACACCGACGAGGTCGGCCTCCGAGAGGTCATCACCGACGAGGAGGTCGAGGAGGTCTTCGCCGTCCTTCGCAAGAAGGAGGCCCGGATGCCGACGAACTGGTCTCGTCGCTACAAGAACCACGTCGAGAAGCTCAAGTCCGGCGACATCTACCAAGTCGCCGAGGTTGTTCGAAACCTCTCCATACGGGACAAGGACAAGGGCCTGTCGGCGGGCGAGAAGCGCATGCTCACACGCGCCCGCCAGATCCTGGTCTCCGAGCTCACCTTCGCCATCGGCGTGAGCGAGGAGGAGGCGGAGGAGAAGCTGAACGAGGCGCTGCCCTAG